From a single Paenibacillus sp. FSL R5-0345 genomic region:
- a CDS encoding L,D-transpeptidase: MKNSQHLKAYVQMHPDNKMAWYLLGKEYYKNGQQGKANYCFNQAGEVYEAFEHSKVPAEMLREYEDGLLQVSRQRERGQQRLRYISMVLMLLILLMVPSAVAPGIGVTGDQEVLQDASVSEVKDLPDQKDSVQELVIEAGKMMYTAQENKGAASQGKVMAKMLIRKEPFQAAALGMEREGKWLLWKEKLPLNFTLQKNGKGRMVYQSYDPKACACEPPEQGELAKDAAVWQSDQEEISTLWSAMRSYQNDKGKLPATLSELTGTFPENWIGGTTTVMQREFGPLKAVAMTKVTQGATEATAEPSSSTNEGVRSIPTALSESGSVASDIPFFDQPLRVIVDKQNYRLAVVSGSIILRNYAVGLGGDKTPEGEFFITDKVVNPNGRDDGDFGSRGLQLSDSNYAIHGTNEPDSVGKDESLGCIRMGREDVEELFALIPKGTKVVISKGVLPEEQIVPAKRFSSTAKHDQTNPHKVYHWLN, translated from the coding sequence GCATGGTACTTGCTGGGGAAGGAATACTATAAGAACGGTCAACAAGGAAAAGCCAACTATTGCTTCAATCAGGCTGGTGAAGTGTATGAGGCTTTCGAGCATAGTAAGGTACCTGCTGAAATGCTACGCGAATACGAAGATGGATTGCTGCAGGTGAGTCGCCAGCGTGAGCGCGGTCAACAAAGATTGAGATACATATCAATGGTACTAATGCTTCTAATATTGCTAATGGTACCTTCAGCAGTGGCTCCGGGCATTGGGGTTACAGGAGATCAAGAAGTGCTTCAAGATGCGTCTGTTTCAGAAGTCAAAGATCTGCCAGATCAAAAAGACTCTGTCCAAGAGCTTGTTATCGAGGCAGGAAAAATGATGTATACGGCGCAAGAGAATAAAGGCGCGGCTTCGCAAGGGAAAGTAATGGCGAAAATGCTAATCCGTAAAGAACCTTTTCAAGCTGCTGCATTAGGGATGGAGCGAGAGGGCAAATGGCTGCTCTGGAAAGAAAAGCTTCCGCTAAATTTCACGCTGCAAAAGAATGGAAAGGGAAGGATGGTGTATCAGTCTTACGATCCTAAGGCATGTGCATGTGAGCCGCCTGAGCAAGGTGAGCTTGCCAAGGATGCGGCAGTGTGGCAGAGTGACCAAGAGGAAATTTCCACATTATGGAGTGCAATGCGGTCTTACCAGAATGATAAAGGTAAGCTTCCTGCTACTTTATCGGAATTAACAGGAACTTTTCCTGAGAACTGGATTGGTGGGACGACAACCGTCATGCAGCGGGAATTCGGCCCTCTTAAAGCGGTAGCTATGACTAAGGTGACACAGGGAGCGACAGAAGCCACTGCGGAGCCTTCAAGCTCAACTAACGAGGGTGTAAGGAGTATACCGACAGCATTAAGTGAAAGTGGAAGTGTTGCGAGTGATATTCCTTTTTTTGATCAGCCGCTAAGAGTCATTGTAGATAAACAAAACTACCGATTGGCCGTTGTCAGTGGTTCTATTATTTTACGGAATTATGCAGTAGGGCTTGGCGGAGATAAGACACCAGAGGGTGAATTCTTCATTACAGATAAAGTAGTGAATCCGAATGGACGAGATGATGGGGATTTTGGTAGCAGAGGGCTTCAGCTTTCAGATAGTAATTATGCGATTCATGGCACGAATGAGCCTGACAGTGTCGGCAAGGATGAATCACTTGGATGTATTCGTATGGGGCGAGAAGATGTGGAGGAGCTATTCGCGCTGATTCCTAAAGGTACAAAAGTAGTGATTAGTAAAGGGGTTCTGCCTGAAGAGCAGATTGTGCCGGCTAAACGCTTCAGCTCTACTGCTAAGCATGATCAGACCAACCCCCACAAAGTATACCACTGGCTGAATTAG